One Mycoplasmopsis caviae DNA segment encodes these proteins:
- the tilS gene encoding tRNA lysidine(34) synthetase TilS translates to MFIAKANSMYILGISGGPDSMLLLDEYAHKSEPIFVICINYNQRADSYKDVEIVRSYCTKNNINFEIYNFDKNDYKTGNFEEWAREKRMDIFINKYHELKASKILLAHHKDDFIETVFMQKEAKRTPSFWGIKEFNIYKGCIIERPFVNKYFKDEILIKCKERNIDYALDYTNSLPIYTRNKFRIQLSKLSNEQKQKILDEIYEQNKKLALQEIKHSSVYKQWEENKFRVSFFCTLNYEYQKQLIRKFVFANCNEKINLSSGKIDNLVNFVKANNTKKPQFLLNNKYYLQKENGILMFKTKLNI, encoded by the coding sequence ATGTTCATCGCAAAGGCAAATAGTATGTATATTTTAGGAATTAGTGGTGGGCCTGATTCAATGTTACTTCTTGATGAATATGCTCACAAAAGTGAGCCAATTTTTGTAATTTGCATTAATTATAATCAAAGAGCAGATTCATACAAGGATGTTGAAATTGTAAGAAGTTATTGCACCAAAAATAATATAAATTTTGAAATATATAACTTTGACAAAAACGACTATAAAACAGGCAATTTTGAAGAGTGAGCACGTGAAAAAAGAATGGATATTTTTATAAATAAATATCATGAATTAAAAGCTTCAAAGATATTGCTTGCTCATCATAAAGATGATTTTATTGAAACGGTTTTTATGCAAAAGGAAGCAAAACGAACCCCGTCGTTTTGAGGCATTAAAGAATTCAATATTTATAAAGGTTGCATAATTGAAAGGCCATTTGTTAACAAATATTTCAAAGATGAAATATTAATAAAATGCAAAGAAAGAAATATAGATTATGCACTTGATTACACTAATAGTTTGCCAATCTATACCAGAAACAAATTTAGAATCCAACTCAGTAAACTATCTAATGAACAAAAACAAAAAATACTAGATGAAATATATGAACAAAATAAGAAACTAGCTTTACAAGAAATAAAACACAGCAGTGTCTATAAACAATGAGAAGAAAACAAATTTAGAGTAAGTTTTTTCTGCACTTTGAATTATGAATATCAAAAGCAACTTATTAGAAAATTTGTTTTTGCAAATTGCAATGAAAAAATAAATTTATCATCAGGCAAAATTGATAATCTTGTGAATTTTGTGAAGGCAAATAATACAAAAAAACCACAGTTTTTGTTAAATAATAAATATTATTTGCAAAAAGAAAATGGAATTTTAATGTTTAAAACTAAATTAAATATTTAA
- the pth gene encoding aminoacyl-tRNA hydrolase has protein sequence MKLIVGLGNPGSQYRFTRHNVGFLAIDKLCSNFNLTLTKEKFNGYYAKTEDFILAKPATYMNNSGEFVQAVASFYKINPADILVIHDEKDYEIGQAAIKIGGSSAGHNGVQSIINSLGNSEFKRLRIGIGKDVKKELKDYVLSNFTSDQMLVIEQVLAIAVKAAISFVYNDIKIVMNNFNVHRKGK, from the coding sequence ATGAAATTAATTGTAGGTTTAGGAAATCCAGGTTCACAATATCGATTCACAAGACACAATGTTGGTTTTTTAGCCATTGACAAATTGTGTTCAAATTTTAATTTAACTTTAACAAAAGAAAAATTTAACGGTTATTATGCAAAAACTGAAGATTTTATATTAGCTAAACCTGCAACATATATGAATAATTCAGGTGAGTTTGTCCAAGCAGTAGCTTCATTTTATAAGATAAATCCTGCTGATATCTTAGTAATTCATGATGAAAAAGATTATGAAATTGGACAAGCAGCAATTAAAATAGGCGGGTCAAGTGCAGGTCATAATGGCGTTCAAAGTATAATAAATAGTTTAGGAAATAGTGAATTTAAAAGACTAAGAATTGGCATTGGAAAAGATGTTAAAAAAGAATTAAAAGATTATGTTTTAAGTAATTTTACAAGTGACCAAATGCTCGTTATTGAGCAAGTGCTTGCCATTGCTGTTAAAGCTGCAATATCCTTTGTTTACAACGATATAAAAATAGTAATGAATAATTTTAATGTTCATCGCAAAGGCAAATAG
- a CDS encoding NPCBM/NEW2 domain-containing protein, whose amino-acid sequence MKKKIIKFAFLPALLSTLPIFISCHKKEINDNNEQISFVDQLTKNYNEYLQKYNQDRETKTKEYEKRTIDKNTPFLSLEKVNYLSVTDKSKIKFDRSFAGESFYLIENGKKLKFEKGIGIHSLRGNKEQEIVYDLSNYNFDNFFTFYGLDARNNNKGDGITFVFSVSLDNKSYHVLHEDSNPKKGNDELSKINLNIKGYKYLKISVKSNQNINNDHGVLVNSLFYQKDYKTALSNKFGLELDLDKYDKFLANFDENSTLSNEDKVKYHKSIIVNRIEPFKLFEALEIDENILFALNYLFNEDNEALELYATGGEINDENSSDNWLNSLSSLGLLLRFHKSDLQINNKDTDTNVRLGLIYKKIIIALALNNPSKYKDWWNQEEINPYVRYNIFKKLHEENDEEEQKEYFEELKVKLNRSKKEDKALLELEQRIQNKSWHPKLDKNIFDNLDIEHMRMVMDARIFDQEIMWFNHYARKRSHFDGNFSKGGYDYVKYTKANAHDIYFKQYNLYNPNDSDAIKEFNKVDKLYNLSKFGIKNDGKFKGWVAVHVGQVCGGISKHGAGMCASVGRPARELGQPGHSAYFNYRPNNYWSLDNNIFGWSKTRYTLHGGRLMNNWVPRDLKHVNIEFAAPFLILAENVLMNKDDFDVSQFYVYLASRLEKKYSRNSVEWNKQISKYEKLLHKATVVSQLNYNAWYKLTTSYINSNKSDQDKKDLTKKIVIALQNYPIAYYYLSKVLIENINDQAIKSELNQFVLSFLHANLKLKESDMINANVSVDVAKNILNVDEAIATFSTKGKDAYKIIFNPKYEGSSNVYRISLDNKQSFIETRERIYTLNEDEKQKLNKSFGIYVGILGIDETFKIQIR is encoded by the coding sequence ATGAAGAAAAAAATAATTAAATTTGCTTTCCTACCGGCTTTATTATCAACCTTGCCAATTTTCATTTCATGCCACAAAAAAGAAATAAATGATAATAATGAACAGATTTCATTTGTTGATCAACTAACTAAAAATTACAATGAATATTTGCAAAAATATAATCAAGATAGAGAAACAAAAACAAAGGAATATGAAAAGAGAACTATTGACAAGAACACTCCTTTCCTTTCATTAGAAAAAGTTAATTATTTGTCGGTAACTGATAAGTCTAAAATTAAATTTGATCGAAGTTTTGCAGGTGAGTCGTTTTATTTGATTGAAAATGGTAAAAAACTTAAGTTTGAAAAAGGAATAGGTATTCATTCTCTAAGGGGTAACAAGGAACAAGAGATTGTTTATGACTTATCAAATTACAATTTTGATAACTTCTTTACTTTTTATGGTCTAGATGCAAGAAATAATAACAAAGGAGATGGAATTACTTTTGTCTTTTCAGTTTCACTAGACAACAAAAGTTATCATGTTTTACATGAAGACTCAAACCCTAAAAAAGGAAATGATGAACTTTCAAAAATTAACCTCAATATAAAAGGGTACAAATATCTAAAAATTAGTGTTAAGTCAAATCAAAACATTAATAATGATCACGGGGTTTTGGTAAATTCTCTATTTTACCAAAAAGACTATAAAACAGCATTATCCAATAAATTCGGGCTTGAATTGGATTTGGATAAATATGATAAATTTTTAGCAAATTTTGATGAAAATTCAACATTAAGTAATGAAGACAAGGTTAAATATCACAAAAGTATTATTGTTAATAGAATTGAACCTTTTAAACTTTTTGAGGCTCTTGAAATAGATGAAAATATTTTGTTTGCATTAAATTATTTATTTAATGAAGATAATGAAGCACTTGAACTTTATGCAACTGGTGGAGAAATAAATGATGAAAACAGTTCTGATAACTGATTAAATTCACTAAGTTCTCTTGGTTTGTTACTAAGGTTTCACAAAAGTGATTTGCAAATTAATAATAAGGACACTGATACAAACGTTAGGTTAGGTCTAATCTACAAAAAAATAATAATTGCTCTTGCTCTTAATAATCCATCAAAATATAAAGATTGATGAAACCAAGAGGAAATAAATCCATATGTTAGATACAATATTTTTAAAAAGCTACATGAAGAAAACGATGAAGAAGAACAAAAAGAATACTTCGAGGAACTTAAAGTAAAATTAAACCGCAGTAAAAAAGAAGATAAGGCACTTCTTGAATTAGAACAAAGAATTCAAAATAAAAGTTGGCATCCAAAATTAGACAAAAATATTTTTGATAATCTTGATATTGAACACATGAGAATGGTTATGGATGCAAGAATTTTTGACCAAGAAATAATGTGGTTTAACCACTATGCTAGAAAGCGTTCACATTTTGATGGTAATTTTTCAAAAGGTGGTTATGACTATGTAAAATACACAAAAGCAAATGCTCACGATATTTATTTTAAACAATATAACCTTTATAATCCTAATGATAGTGATGCAATAAAAGAATTTAATAAAGTTGACAAACTTTACAATTTGTCAAAATTTGGCATCAAAAATGATGGAAAATTTAAGGGTTGAGTTGCCGTTCATGTTGGTCAGGTTTGCGGTGGTATTTCTAAGCATGGTGCTGGAATGTGTGCATCTGTTGGTCGTCCAGCAAGAGAACTTGGACAACCAGGCCATTCAGCATACTTTAACTATAGACCGAATAATTATTGAAGTTTGGATAACAATATCTTTGGCTGATCTAAAACAAGATATACACTACACGGTGGTAGACTAATGAATAATTGAGTTCCCAGAGATCTTAAACATGTGAACATTGAATTTGCAGCTCCTTTTTTGATTTTAGCAGAAAATGTTTTAATGAATAAGGATGATTTTGATGTTTCGCAATTTTATGTATATTTAGCATCAAGACTTGAGAAAAAATATTCAAGAAATTCAGTAGAGTGAAACAAACAAATTAGCAAATATGAAAAACTGCTACACAAAGCAACTGTTGTTTCACAACTAAACTATAACGCTTGATATAAATTGACAACTAGTTATATTAATTCAAATAAAAGCGACCAAGACAAGAAAGATTTAACTAAGAAAATAGTTATTGCATTGCAAAATTATCCTATCGCTTATTATTATTTATCTAAAGTTCTTATTGAAAACATTAATGACCAAGCAATCAAAAGTGAATTAAATCAATTTGTTCTTAGTTTTCTTCATGCAAATTTAAAGCTTAAAGAAAGCGATATGATTAATGCAAATGTTTCAGTTGATGTTGCTAAAAATATTTTGAATGTTGATGAAGCAATAGCAACATTTAGTACAAAAGGTAAGGATGCGTATAAAATAATTTTTAATCCTAAATACGAAGGATCTTCTAATGTTTATCGAATAAGTTTAGATAATAAACAAAGTTTTATTGAAACCAGAGAACGAATTTATACATTAAATGAAGACGAAAAACAGAAACTAAACAAATCATTTGGTATTTATGTTGGAATTTTAGGAATTGATGAAACATTTAAAATTCAAATACGCTAG